The sequence below is a genomic window from Synechococcus sp. UW179A.
ACCTGTCGGCTTGGCCTGAGTCGTTTGAAACCTTGGTCTCGAGCAGGTGGGCGTTCGCCGTCAGACCGCCTGGGGAAAAGGTGGCGATGAAGCCTGGAACCTGGCGCACCAGGCTGTTGAGTTCCAGATCCTTGAGTTGCGCCTCCAGCCCGTCCCCGTCCACAGGGCCAAGTTCGAGAGCGGGTTCTTCAGGCAGGGGGATGTCGACCAGGATTTCGGCCAATCGTCTTGAGAGATAGGCGTTGTCACGGTCGGCGCTGAGTTTGCCTTTCAGAGCCCCTTTAACAGCACCTCTGCTTGCCTTGGGTCCTTCCGCCTCGACTTCGGCAAGAACCTTGTAAACACCATCAAGGTCTAAGTTTTCTTTCAGCAGATTGATGGCGGTTTTCGGGCCGACACCTTTCACTCCAGGAATGTTGTCTGAGCTGTCGCCGGTGAGGGCCTTCAGGTCCACCACCTTCTCGGGCATCACCCCGAGCTTGCCCTCAACACCGGCCTCATCGATCAGCGTGGGGCCGCTGCTCTTGGCGTAGGGACCGCCGCCCATGTACATCACGGCAATGTCCCGCTTGTCGTCCACCAGCTGGAACAGGTCGCGGTCGCCACTCAGGATTCTTACCCGCCATCCAGACGAAGCGGCCCTGTTGGCCAGGGTGCCGAGCACATCGTCGGCTTCGTAACCCGGGGCCAGGCACAGTGGCAGCTGCAATTGATTGCGCAAGATCAGCTGTAGCTGCTCAAGGTCCTGAAAAAACACGTCCGGGGCTACATCCCGGTGCGCCTTGTAGTTGGGATCGGCCTTGTGACGGAAGGTGGGTTCTGCGGTGTCAAAGGCGATCGCCACACCCTCGGGTTTCAGTCCCTTGCAGTTGTCCAGCAGGGCCTTGAGAAATCCATAGGTCACGCTCGTGGGACGGCCATCCTTCGTGGCCAGTCCCCCCTCACCTCCCTTGCTGAAGGCGTAGAAACTGCGGAAGGCTAGAGAATGGCCATCCACCAGCAGCAGCAGGGGTTTCTCCTTTGTTTCGGGCATGGATGAAGGCAGGTCCTAGCTCGGTCAGTCGCGCTGTTTCGCCCAGGGCGGCAGGTCAATGAACACGCGTGTGCCGGGCTTCACACCGGAGAGAATGGCACTCTTGTCGCCGCTGCTGGCACCGAGCTGCACAGGCTGGAAGGTGGGCTCATCGTCTTTGCCAACCAGCAGAACGCCTGACTGTCCTTTTTCAGTCACGATTGCCACTGTTGGCACCAGCGTGTTCGCGCTGGTGCGTCCGGTCTGGAAATTCACATCCGCGGTCATGCCGAAGCGCAGGGTCGGTGGCGGATCAATCAGCGTGAGTTCCACTTCGAACGAGGTCACGTTGTCGGTTTTGAGCGAACGCGGGGCGATGTCGCGCACCCTTGCAGGGAAGAGCTGATCAGGGAAGGCATCCACGCGAACCGTGGCATCCTGACCAATACGAATACGGCCGATGTCGCTCTCAGGCACCTTGGCCGCAGCTTCCATGCCCTCGGACAGCTCAACAAGTGATGAGCTTGTGGCGCCAGCATTGGTTGAAGCCGCTGTGGTGGGGGTGACAAAGGATCCAGGTTCGGCGAAGCGTTCTGTAATCACTCCGCTGAAAGGAGCCCGAATCAGCAGGTCACTGCCTTCAACGTTGCGTTGTTCAATGCGCTCGCGAGCGGCGGTCAGAGCTTCCTTGCTGCTGATGAAGGCAGCTCGGAAGCTATCCAGGTCTGATTCGCTGATGGCACCAACATCCACTAGCTGCCGGTTGCGTAAGTATTCAGCCCGCTTGGCTTCATAGTCCGCCTTGGCTTGCCGCTCGAGTGCGGCAAATTCACCCATTCGGGCATTGAGATCACCAGCGTCCATACGGGCTAGAACCTGACCTTTTGTCACGACATCGCCTTCATCGACGTAAAGCGCTTCCACCAAACCACTATTCGTTGGGCTCACGTTTACCCGTCGGATGGCTTCCAGCTCTCCACTGGCCGTGATCACGCCGGGAAGAGAACCCCGTTCCGCCGCCACGGTGTACTCACTCAACTGACGCGAACGATCGGACCCTGGACCTCGGCTCCAGATGACTCCACTTGCCGCCACCAGGACGCTGGCAACACCGACACCGATTAAGCGACGCCGCCTGCGTTTCAGACCACTGAGGCGGGTAAGCGCACGCAGGGATTCGGGTGTGGCCCCAGCAGGGGACTGGCTTTTTTGGCTGCCCATGGCCCCTTCAACATTATTCATAACCATTCTCGCCCGTGAACGTTCAAATCGTGTTTCGACGATCCGAAGCCAGGTCGCCCCTGCCGATAG
It includes:
- a CDS encoding efflux RND transporter periplasmic adaptor subunit; translated protein: MGSQKSQSPAGATPESLRALTRLSGLKRRRRRLIGVGVASVLVAASGVIWSRGPGSDRSRQLSEYTVAAERGSLPGVITASGELEAIRRVNVSPTNSGLVEALYVDEGDVVTKGQVLARMDAGDLNARMGEFAALERQAKADYEAKRAEYLRNRQLVDVGAISESDLDSFRAAFISSKEALTAARERIEQRNVEGSDLLIRAPFSGVITERFAEPGSFVTPTTAASTNAGATSSSLVELSEGMEAAAKVPESDIGRIRIGQDATVRVDAFPDQLFPARVRDIAPRSLKTDNVTSFEVELTLIDPPPTLRFGMTADVNFQTGRTSANTLVPTVAIVTEKGQSGVLLVGKDDEPTFQPVQLGASSGDKSAILSGVKPGTRVFIDLPPWAKQRD